In Gordonia phthalatica, one genomic interval encodes:
- a CDS encoding acyl-CoA dehydrogenase family protein: MDFTPTEAATDLSKLTADIVSRISPAERVADLEAERAPIDERLWSEVAAAGLLGLAAPETVDGAGLTTLETVAVATELGHGLARLPYGPHALAGVPLIAEHASDELSGRLLSSLVDGTVVLSAAVEEDGNYDAAAPRTRLTGSALTGAKVNVPYAAAAGVLLVTAAADDGAALIAVPTDRDGVSIVETVATGLSPVYTVEFDGVTVDEAEVLGGGGATVAQALDLLRLGVAADQAGTVEAALAATAEYAREREQFSRPIGSFQAVAQRLADGYIDAQALSLTVTQAAWLLSGLADAEPGEPTAAIATAKFWATEAGHRVAHTAVHVHGGVGLDTSYPVHRYFLRAKQNEFTLGSSPVVLDELGDLLTVER, translated from the coding sequence ATGGACTTCACCCCCACCGAAGCGGCGACCGACCTGTCGAAGCTGACCGCCGACATCGTGTCCCGGATCAGCCCGGCGGAACGAGTCGCCGACCTCGAGGCCGAGCGCGCGCCGATCGACGAGCGTCTGTGGTCCGAGGTCGCGGCCGCAGGCCTGCTGGGCCTCGCCGCACCCGAGACCGTCGACGGCGCAGGCCTGACCACGCTCGAGACGGTCGCCGTCGCCACCGAACTCGGCCACGGCCTGGCTCGTCTCCCCTACGGCCCGCACGCCCTCGCCGGCGTCCCGCTGATCGCCGAGCACGCGAGCGACGAACTGTCTGGGCGACTCCTGTCCTCCCTGGTCGACGGCACCGTCGTGCTGTCCGCTGCCGTCGAGGAGGACGGCAACTACGACGCCGCCGCGCCCCGCACCCGCCTGACCGGGTCGGCATTGACCGGCGCCAAGGTCAACGTTCCGTACGCGGCGGCAGCGGGCGTACTGCTGGTGACCGCCGCCGCGGACGACGGTGCCGCGCTGATCGCCGTGCCCACCGACCGTGACGGTGTCAGCATCGTCGAGACCGTCGCCACCGGCCTCTCCCCCGTCTACACCGTGGAGTTCGACGGTGTGACCGTCGACGAGGCGGAGGTGCTCGGCGGAGGCGGCGCGACCGTCGCGCAGGCGCTGGACCTGCTCCGGCTCGGCGTGGCCGCCGACCAGGCGGGCACCGTCGAAGCCGCTCTCGCCGCGACCGCGGAGTACGCCCGCGAACGCGAGCAGTTCTCTCGCCCCATCGGCTCGTTCCAGGCCGTCGCACAGCGGTTGGCCGACGGCTACATCGACGCGCAGGCGCTCTCGTTGACCGTCACGCAGGCCGCATGGCTGCTGTCCGGGCTGGCCGACGCCGAACCCGGTGAGCCGACGGCCGCGATCGCGACCGCCAAGTTCTGGGCCACCGAGGCCGGACATCGGGTGGCGCACACCGCCGTCCATGTGCACGGCGGCGTCGGCCTCGACACCAGCTATCCGGTGCACCGCTACTTCCTGCGCGCCAAGCAGAACGAGTTCACACTCGGCAGCTCGCCCGTCGTGCTCGACGAGCTCGGCGACCTGCTCACCGTCGAGCGCTGA
- a CDS encoding AMP-binding protein has protein sequence MTAPASSVTDARTLADLLGGLADVDDRGLYFEGAFVSWRDHLAASRLRASALRGRLDPARPPHVGVLLPNIPEFSLLFGAAALGGFVLVGLNSTRRGQALVDDVLRADCQLVLVCDETAPLLPNVKSVPTLNIDDPTWTELLESAPDRTLGDVSPDDLLMLIFTSGTTGDPKAVRCSQRKFAAPGVMLADRFGLGSTDVAYLSMPMFHSNSLIAGWSVAVAAGASIVLRKKFSASGFCDDLRRYGVTYANYVGKPLHYVLATPERDDDADVSLRIMYGNEAGAADRAEFQRRFDARVVDGFGSTEGGVSITRTPDTPDTALGPLRAPNAVVDPETGEPSPVGTIGEIVNADGPGLFDGYYGDDAATADRLRGGMYRTGDLGWVDADGYVYFAGRIGDWLRVDGENLGTRPIEQILLRHPLIREATVLGVPAEIGETVGAVLVAPGLDRASLDEFLRAQDDLGPKQWPTTVWLTDEVPETATFKTARAALAASLGEPSWRSDPLAG, from the coding sequence ATGACCGCTCCCGCATCGTCGGTCACCGACGCCCGCACCCTCGCCGACCTGCTCGGCGGTCTCGCCGACGTGGACGACCGCGGCCTCTACTTCGAAGGCGCGTTCGTCTCGTGGCGGGATCACCTCGCCGCCAGTCGACTGCGGGCGTCGGCACTGCGGGGGCGGCTCGATCCGGCACGACCGCCGCACGTCGGCGTGCTGCTGCCGAACATCCCCGAGTTCAGCCTCCTGTTCGGGGCGGCCGCACTCGGCGGCTTCGTCCTCGTCGGCCTCAACAGCACCCGGCGCGGCCAGGCCCTGGTCGACGACGTGCTCCGCGCCGACTGCCAGCTGGTGCTGGTCTGCGACGAGACCGCCCCACTGCTGCCGAACGTCAAATCCGTGCCGACGTTGAACATCGACGATCCGACGTGGACCGAGCTGCTCGAATCGGCGCCCGACCGGACGCTCGGCGACGTGTCGCCCGACGATCTGCTGATGCTCATCTTCACTTCGGGCACCACGGGCGACCCGAAGGCGGTGCGCTGCAGTCAGCGGAAGTTCGCGGCGCCGGGCGTGATGCTCGCGGACCGTTTCGGACTGGGCTCGACCGACGTCGCCTACCTGTCGATGCCGATGTTCCACTCCAACTCGTTGATCGCCGGATGGTCGGTCGCGGTCGCCGCGGGAGCGTCGATCGTGCTGCGGAAGAAGTTCTCCGCCAGCGGGTTCTGCGACGACCTCCGTCGCTACGGCGTCACCTACGCCAACTACGTCGGCAAGCCGTTGCACTATGTCCTCGCGACACCCGAACGCGACGACGACGCAGACGTCTCCCTCCGCATCATGTACGGCAACGAGGCGGGCGCCGCCGATCGCGCCGAGTTCCAGCGCCGCTTCGACGCTCGGGTGGTGGACGGCTTCGGCTCCACCGAGGGCGGCGTCTCCATCACCCGCACGCCGGACACCCCCGATACCGCGCTCGGTCCGCTGCGGGCGCCGAACGCGGTCGTCGACCCGGAGACCGGCGAGCCGTCGCCGGTCGGGACGATCGGCGAGATCGTCAACGCCGACGGCCCAGGCCTGTTCGACGGCTATTACGGCGACGACGCAGCGACCGCCGACCGGCTCCGCGGCGGCATGTACCGCACCGGTGATCTCGGGTGGGTGGACGCCGACGGCTACGTCTACTTCGCCGGCCGCATCGGCGACTGGCTCCGCGTCGACGGCGAGAACCTCGGGACGCGCCCCATCGAGCAGATCCTGTTGCGGCACCCGCTGATCCGCGAGGCGACCGTCCTCGGCGTCCCCGCCGAGATCGGCGAGACCGTCGGCGCCGTCCTGGTGGCGCCGGGCCTCGACCGTGCATCGCTCGACGAGTTCCTGCGCGCGCAGGACGATCTCGGCCCCAAGCAGTGGCCGACCACTGTCTGGCTCACCGACGAGGTCCCCGAGACCGCGACCTTCAAGACGGCCCGTGCCGCGCTGGCGGCGTCGTTGGGCGAGCCGAGCTGGCGGTCGGACCCCCTCGCCGGTTGA
- the rpsR gene encoding 30S ribosomal protein S18 has translation MKQTKKRKADPTLTFDYKDTATLRRFLTDRGRIRKREVTGLSVQQQRQLATAVRNAREMALLPVSAGRAW, from the coding sequence ATGAAGCAGACCAAGAAGCGCAAGGCCGATCCGACCCTGACCTTCGATTACAAGGACACCGCGACGCTGCGCCGCTTCCTCACTGATCGCGGGCGGATCCGCAAGCGCGAGGTGACCGGGCTGTCGGTGCAGCAGCAGCGGCAGCTCGCCACCGCGGTGCGGAACGCGAGGGAGATGGCGCTGCTGCCGGTGTCGGCCGGTCGCGCTTGGTGA
- the rpsN gene encoding 30S ribosomal protein S14 — MAKKSKIARDRQRRAVVERYAERRAELKKTIADPTRDAAARRAAQVALAKQPRNASATRLRNRDAVDGRPRGYLRKAGVSRVRFREMAHRGELPGIQKASW, encoded by the coding sequence ATGGCGAAGAAGTCGAAGATCGCGCGCGACCGACAGCGTCGCGCGGTGGTGGAGCGGTATGCAGAACGACGTGCCGAGCTGAAGAAGACGATCGCGGACCCGACCCGGGACGCTGCGGCCAGGCGGGCGGCGCAGGTGGCGCTCGCGAAGCAGCCGCGCAATGCCAGTGCGACGCGGCTACGGAACCGCGACGCCGTCGATGGTCGCCCCCGCGGCTACCTCCGGAAGGCGGGCGTGTCCCGCGTCCGGTTCCGCGAGATGGCGCACCGCGGCGAACTGCCCGGCATTCAGAAAGCGAGCTGGTGA
- the rpmG gene encoding 50S ribosomal protein L33, producing MMAKSTDIRPIVKLRSTAGTGYTYVTRKNRRNDPDRLVLRKYDPIVKRHVEFKEDR from the coding sequence CTGATGGCGAAGAGCACCGACATCCGACCGATCGTCAAGCTCCGCTCGACCGCCGGCACCGGCTACACCTACGTGACCCGGAAGAACCGTCGCAACGACCCCGACCGGCTGGTCCTGCGGAAGTACGACCCGATAGTGAAACGGCACGTCGAGTTCAAGGAGGACCGCTGA
- the rpmB gene encoding 50S ribosomal protein L28 codes for MSGRCQVTGRVPGFGKQVSHSHRRTSRQWRPNLFRKTYRVPSLGRSVTLRVSAKGIKVVDRDGIDAVVARMLQRGERV; via the coding sequence ATGTCAGGACGATGTCAGGTGACCGGGCGGGTTCCCGGGTTCGGAAAGCAGGTCTCGCACTCGCACCGGAGGACGTCACGGCAGTGGCGCCCCAACCTGTTCCGGAAGACCTATCGGGTGCCGTCGTTGGGGCGTTCGGTGACCCTGCGCGTGAGTGCGAAGGGGATCAAGGTGGTCGACCGGGACGGGATCGATGCGGTGGTCGCACGCATGCTGCAGCGAGGGGAGCGGGTCTGA
- the mrf gene encoding ribosome hibernation factor-recruiting GTPase MRF, which produces MDPLEPADRTPLTLVTGLDRTASARITLAMHNRGTATVSHDLRNLEHGVVTRIVHRIDGAGTDRLTVDDIEIEHGCISCTVRLSLIPLLRELHGDPETSRIVVTLDPAMEPDRVALEIRTRAGDQLQIVDTVVGVDAATWLTAATGEITVAEAGLSVDEDERTLAQLAVAQVRFADAIVIEGADQVGGAWELARLHAVLLRLAPAAGMRTLNSLQMLDAKLLAGLRASETDESPHGRPRRPFDPLLAGRPTLDDDCGVALTTFEASRPFHPERLHEALDVLLDGVVASQGRLWIASNPDDVLWLESAGEALGIHHVGHWIAARPDGVADPEHQLAASVHWDPIHGDRHSSIVVLCHRADPDQVRTALEDALVTDAEFALGPDRLAALPSPFGRSHQDPCDDFPASERSPLSSDTTEGESR; this is translated from the coding sequence GTGGACCCCCTCGAACCCGCCGATCGAACCCCGCTGACCCTGGTCACCGGCCTCGATCGCACCGCCTCAGCACGCATCACCCTCGCCATGCACAACCGCGGCACGGCCACCGTCTCGCACGACCTCCGCAATCTCGAACACGGCGTCGTCACCCGCATCGTGCATCGGATCGACGGCGCGGGCACCGACCGTCTGACCGTCGACGACATCGAGATCGAGCACGGCTGCATCTCGTGCACCGTGCGGCTCAGCCTGATCCCGCTGCTCCGGGAACTGCACGGAGATCCGGAGACCTCCCGGATCGTCGTGACGCTGGATCCGGCGATGGAGCCGGATCGGGTCGCGCTCGAGATCCGCACTCGCGCAGGAGATCAGTTGCAGATCGTCGACACCGTCGTCGGCGTCGACGCCGCGACCTGGCTCACCGCCGCGACCGGCGAGATCACCGTCGCCGAGGCCGGCCTCTCGGTGGACGAGGACGAGCGCACGCTCGCCCAGCTCGCCGTCGCGCAGGTCCGTTTCGCCGACGCGATCGTCATCGAGGGCGCCGACCAGGTCGGCGGGGCGTGGGAGCTCGCACGACTGCACGCCGTGCTGCTCCGGCTGGCGCCGGCCGCAGGCATGCGCACCCTCAACAGCCTGCAGATGCTCGATGCGAAGCTGCTCGCCGGACTGCGTGCATCGGAGACCGACGAGTCACCGCACGGGCGACCGCGACGACCGTTCGATCCGCTGCTCGCCGGTCGGCCGACACTCGACGACGACTGCGGCGTCGCTCTCACGACCTTCGAAGCGAGTCGGCCGTTCCATCCGGAACGACTGCACGAGGCCCTCGACGTCCTGCTCGACGGCGTCGTGGCGTCGCAGGGACGCCTGTGGATCGCGTCGAACCCCGACGACGTCCTGTGGCTCGAGTCGGCAGGCGAGGCGCTGGGCATCCACCACGTCGGACACTGGATCGCCGCCCGCCCCGATGGGGTGGCCGATCCCGAGCATCAGCTCGCGGCGTCCGTCCACTGGGACCCGATCCACGGCGATCGACATTCGAGCATCGTCGTCCTGTGCCACCGCGCCGACCCGGACCAGGTGCGGACCGCACTGGAGGACGCACTGGTGACCGACGCCGAGTTCGCCCTCGGGCCCGACCGTCTCGCCGCACTGCCGTCGCCGTTCGGCCGCAGTCACCAGGACCCGTGCGACGACTTCCCCGCGTCCGAACGCTCACCGCTCTCGTCCGACACCACCGAAGGAGAATCCCGATGA
- a CDS encoding type B 50S ribosomal protein L31, with protein MKPGIHPDYHPIVVRDATTGTQFLTRSTVTSNATVEWEDGRTYPLVTVDVTSDSHPFWTGTSRLVDAEGRVERFKRKYGL; from the coding sequence ATGAAGCCTGGAATCCACCCCGACTACCACCCGATCGTCGTGCGCGATGCGACCACCGGGACGCAATTCCTCACCCGCTCGACGGTCACCTCGAACGCGACCGTCGAGTGGGAGGACGGGCGCACCTATCCGCTCGTGACCGTCGACGTCACCAGCGACTCGCACCCGTTCTGGACCGGTACGAGTCGTCTGGTGGACGCCGAGGGGCGCGTGGAGCGTTTCAAGCGGAAGTACGGACTGTAG
- a CDS encoding NAD(P)H-dependent flavin oxidoreductase, whose protein sequence is MKTPLCEKFGIEYPIFGFTPSEEVAAAISRAGGLGVLGCVRFNETEELDAVLEWMHENTDGKPFGVDVVMPAKIPTEGSKMDLDSMIPPEHRAFVERTLDDLGVPPLPDGGDRVNTGVLGWLHSVARSHVDVAMEHTRKYGQIKLIANALGSPPADVIDLAHQNGVAVAALAGAKEHALHHVDAGVDIVIAQGYEGGGHTGEVTSMILWPELVDAVGDHPVLAAGGVGSGRQIAAAIALGAQGVWMGTYWLTAAEYNLGAHKEGEPSTVQQALLAATSRDTVRRRIYSGKPARLLKTAWTDAWDAPGAPDPLPMPLQNLLVGEAHARISASDDPKVVAMPAGQIVGRCNAITPVQELVDGLVAEYKDAVARMNATLD, encoded by the coding sequence ATGAAGACCCCACTGTGTGAGAAGTTCGGGATCGAGTACCCGATCTTCGGGTTCACCCCCAGTGAAGAAGTCGCCGCCGCGATCAGCCGCGCCGGCGGACTCGGCGTGCTCGGCTGCGTCCGGTTCAACGAGACCGAGGAACTCGACGCGGTCCTGGAATGGATGCACGAGAACACCGACGGCAAGCCCTTCGGTGTCGACGTCGTGATGCCCGCCAAGATCCCGACCGAGGGATCGAAGATGGATCTGGACTCGATGATCCCGCCGGAGCACCGTGCGTTCGTGGAGCGCACGCTCGACGACCTCGGCGTCCCGCCTCTGCCCGACGGCGGCGATCGTGTCAACACCGGCGTGCTCGGCTGGCTGCACTCGGTGGCGCGCTCGCACGTCGACGTCGCCATGGAACACACCCGCAAGTACGGGCAGATCAAGCTGATCGCCAACGCCCTCGGCTCGCCGCCGGCCGACGTCATCGACCTCGCGCACCAGAACGGCGTGGCGGTCGCCGCGCTCGCCGGTGCCAAGGAACATGCGCTGCATCACGTGGACGCGGGCGTCGACATCGTGATCGCGCAGGGCTACGAGGGCGGCGGCCACACCGGCGAGGTCACCTCGATGATCCTGTGGCCCGAGCTCGTCGACGCCGTCGGCGACCACCCGGTCCTCGCGGCGGGCGGCGTCGGCAGCGGCCGACAGATCGCCGCCGCGATCGCGCTCGGCGCGCAGGGCGTCTGGATGGGCACCTACTGGCTCACCGCCGCCGAGTACAACCTCGGCGCGCACAAGGAGGGCGAACCGTCCACCGTGCAGCAGGCGCTGCTGGCCGCGACCTCTCGCGACACCGTCCGCCGTCGCATCTACTCCGGCAAGCCCGCACGACTGCTCAAGACCGCGTGGACCGACGCCTGGGATGCGCCCGGCGCGCCGGATCCGCTGCCCATGCCGCTGCAGAATCTGCTGGTCGGCGAGGCCCACGCGCGGATCTCGGCGTCCGACGACCCCAAGGTCGTGGCCATGCCCGCCGGCCAGATCGTCGGCCGCTGCAACGCGATCACGCCCGTCCAGGAACTGGTCGACGGACTGGTCGCCGAGTACAAGGACGCCGTCGCGCGGATGAACGCGACGCTGGACTGA
- a CDS encoding acyl-CoA synthetase produces the protein MALTVADLFEHAVDLMPDRVAIESGDVTRTYAELDRRANALAHTLRDRGVKPGDAVGLYSRNTIEAVESMVAIFKARAVMVNVNYRYVENELEHIFVDSQMSVLIHERQYSPRVCNVLSKTATDITHRIVVDDSSDGPIGCGTDDEDVTGFEDAIASSSTERDFEERSDDDLYMLYTGGTTGKPKGVVWRQEDVWRVLGGGIDWYTGRPVEDEWEHARTGAAGGQLVRFAIPPFIHGGSQWAVFQSLFAGGKAVVYPDFDANAVWEAVQRHGVHVVFITGDAMARPMIEALEAGDYDTSTVVSVASSAALFSPAVKDRYLERFPNAVIVDAIGSSETGFGGMSAAVKGQSRVGAPTVKADPNTHVLADDGRRLEPGSGEIGRIARSGHIPLRYHNDPTKSAATFVVYDGVRYSMPGDYATVEADGTITMLGRGSGSINTGGEKVFPEEVEAAVKSHPDVFDAVVVGVPDERFGQRVAAVVQLRDGAGRPMLGSLGEAVRVDLAGYKCPRSVWFVDRIKRSPAGKPDYRWARELTEQRPADEAC, from the coding sequence ATGGCCCTCACCGTCGCAGACCTTTTCGAGCATGCGGTCGACCTGATGCCCGACCGTGTCGCGATCGAGTCGGGCGACGTCACGCGCACCTACGCCGAGCTCGATCGGCGGGCGAACGCGCTCGCGCACACGCTGCGCGACCGGGGTGTGAAACCCGGCGATGCAGTGGGTCTGTACAGCAGAAACACCATCGAAGCCGTCGAGTCGATGGTCGCCATCTTCAAGGCCCGCGCGGTGATGGTGAACGTCAACTATCGGTACGTGGAGAACGAGCTCGAGCACATCTTCGTCGACTCGCAGATGTCCGTGCTGATCCACGAGCGGCAGTACTCGCCGCGGGTGTGCAACGTGTTATCGAAAACGGCCACGGACATCACTCACCGCATCGTCGTCGACGACAGCTCCGACGGCCCGATCGGGTGCGGCACCGACGACGAGGACGTGACCGGATTCGAGGACGCGATCGCGTCGTCGTCGACCGAACGGGACTTCGAGGAACGCTCTGACGACGACCTCTACATGCTCTACACCGGCGGCACGACGGGGAAGCCGAAGGGCGTCGTCTGGCGGCAGGAGGACGTCTGGCGGGTCCTCGGCGGCGGCATCGATTGGTACACCGGGCGGCCGGTGGAGGACGAGTGGGAGCACGCGCGCACCGGTGCCGCGGGCGGTCAGCTGGTGCGCTTTGCCATCCCGCCGTTCATTCACGGCGGCAGCCAGTGGGCCGTCTTCCAGTCGCTGTTCGCCGGCGGGAAAGCCGTCGTCTACCCCGACTTCGACGCCAACGCTGTGTGGGAGGCGGTGCAACGACACGGGGTCCACGTCGTCTTCATCACCGGAGACGCCATGGCGCGACCGATGATCGAGGCGCTGGAGGCGGGCGATTACGACACGTCGACGGTCGTGTCCGTGGCGTCATCGGCGGCGCTGTTCTCCCCGGCGGTGAAGGACCGCTACCTGGAACGCTTCCCGAACGCGGTGATCGTCGACGCCATCGGCTCGTCGGAGACCGGCTTCGGCGGCATGAGCGCCGCAGTCAAAGGCCAGAGCCGGGTGGGCGCGCCCACGGTGAAGGCCGACCCGAACACCCACGTCCTCGCCGACGACGGCCGACGTCTGGAACCCGGCAGCGGGGAGATCGGTCGCATCGCGCGGTCCGGCCACATCCCGCTGCGCTATCACAACGACCCCACGAAATCGGCCGCCACCTTCGTCGTCTACGACGGCGTCCGCTACTCGATGCCGGGTGACTACGCGACCGTCGAAGCCGACGGCACCATCACGATGCTCGGCCGCGGATCCGGATCCATCAACACCGGCGGCGAGAAGGTGTTCCCCGAAGAGGTCGAGGCCGCGGTGAAATCGCATCCCGACGTTTTCGACGCGGTGGTCGTCGGCGTGCCCGATGAGCGGTTCGGGCAGCGCGTCGCGGCAGTGGTGCAGCTGCGCGACGGTGCCGGCCGCCCGATGCTCGGCTCGCTCGGGGAGGCGGTCCGCGTCGACCTCGCCGGATACAAGTGTCCGCGCAGCGTGTGGTTCGTCGACCGCATCAAGCGCTCACCCGCAGGCAAACCCGACTACCGCTGGGCGCGCGAGCTCACCGAGCAGCGCCCGGCCGACGAAGCCTGCTAG
- a CDS encoding crotonase/enoyl-CoA hydratase family protein, translated as MTVESTTDAPECLVEKRGHVLIVTMNRPHARNALSGPMMRIMEQAWDQVDADPEIRVAILTGAGGYFCAGADLKAMNQSAPGDSFAKGGWDLTKLPALLKGRRLSKPLIAAVEGPAIAGGTEILQGTDIRVAGESAKFGVSEAKWGLFPLGGSAVRLVRQIPYTIAADILLTGRHITAAEAKEYGLIGHLVPDGTALDKALEIADQIAANGPLAVQAILKTIRDSEGLHEEEAFKIDAELGATVFQSNDAKIGPRAFANKQKPEFTGE; from the coding sequence ATGACCGTCGAGAGCACCACCGACGCTCCGGAATGTCTCGTCGAGAAGCGCGGGCACGTCCTGATCGTGACGATGAACCGGCCGCACGCGCGCAACGCGCTGTCCGGTCCGATGATGCGGATCATGGAGCAGGCGTGGGATCAGGTGGACGCCGACCCCGAGATTCGCGTCGCGATCCTAACCGGCGCGGGCGGCTACTTCTGCGCAGGCGCCGACCTCAAGGCGATGAATCAGTCCGCGCCCGGCGACTCGTTCGCGAAGGGCGGCTGGGACCTCACCAAACTCCCCGCCCTCCTCAAGGGCCGCCGGCTGTCCAAGCCGCTGATCGCCGCGGTCGAGGGTCCCGCGATCGCCGGCGGTACCGAGATCCTGCAGGGCACGGACATCCGCGTCGCCGGTGAGAGCGCCAAGTTCGGCGTCTCCGAAGCGAAGTGGGGCCTGTTCCCGCTCGGCGGCAGCGCAGTCCGCCTGGTCCGCCAGATCCCGTACACGATCGCCGCCGACATCCTCCTGACCGGCCGCCACATCACCGCCGCCGAAGCCAAGGAGTACGGCCTCATCGGCCACCTGGTGCCCGACGGCACCGCCCTCGACAAGGCCCTGGAGATCGCCGACCAGATCGCCGCCAACGGCCCCCTGGCAGTCCAGGCGATCCTCAAGACCATCCGAGACAGCGAGGGCCTGCACGAGGAGGAGGCCTTCAAGATCGACGCCGAGCTGGGCGCCACGGTGTTCCAGTCCAACGACGCGAAGATCGGTCCACGCGCGTTCGCGAACAAGCAGAAGCCGGAGTTCACCGGGGAGTAA
- a CDS encoding PaaI family thioesterase, translating into MDITLAQAVLDAQPFSRLLNARITEVGDRHVVLEVPIDDRLRQQFGLVHGGVLSYLADNSLTFAAGIALGESVLTSGFTIDYLAAARDGDVVRATATLTHGGRRKASTRCEIEVVAADGTAKLCAVAMGTSLSTAA; encoded by the coding sequence ATGGACATCACTCTCGCTCAAGCCGTACTCGACGCCCAGCCCTTCAGCCGTCTCCTCAATGCGCGGATCACCGAGGTCGGTGACCGCCACGTCGTCCTGGAGGTGCCGATCGACGACCGTCTCCGCCAGCAGTTCGGCCTCGTCCACGGCGGCGTGCTGTCGTACCTGGCCGACAACTCCTTGACCTTCGCCGCCGGCATAGCGCTCGGCGAGAGCGTGCTGACCAGTGGATTCACCATCGATTACCTGGCCGCGGCGCGGGACGGGGACGTGGTCCGGGCCACCGCGACGCTGACGCACGGCGGTCGCCGCAAGGCGTCGACGCGGTGCGAGATCGAGGTCGTCGCCGCGGACGGAACGGCGAAGCTGTGCGCCGTCGCCATGGGCACCTCGCTGTCGACCGCCGCGTAG